A region from the Caldicellulosiruptor naganoensis genome encodes:
- a CDS encoding TIM barrel protein, which translates to MTRFGPAGNSQSFYDAGYKSSVEAPKWLHSIGLSAYEYQCNKGVNISKEKARQIGEEAKKYDILISIHAPYYINLGSQEEEKLQKSKEYIYECVEIAKEMKAERIVFHPGSCAKVDRKLAFETAKKAILEVVNVVKEMKAEGIFLCPETMGKKNNLGSVDEIIEICKLDEILLPTVDFGHINAFTGGSLKTKEDFVILLKKFIDQLGYERMKRFHSHFSRIEYTSQGEKKHWNYEDKQYEPDFEPLAEALVELKLEPVIICESKDYMSEDAIVLKKIYLEILEKRMGEIK; encoded by the coding sequence ATGACAAGGTTTGGGCCTGCAGGTAACTCCCAGAGCTTTTACGATGCAGGATACAAGTCCAGTGTTGAAGCACCAAAGTGGCTTCATTCTATAGGGCTTTCAGCTTATGAATATCAATGCAATAAGGGTGTAAACATTTCAAAGGAGAAAGCAAGGCAAATAGGAGAAGAAGCCAAAAAGTATGATATACTTATATCTATTCATGCTCCTTATTATATAAACCTTGGCAGTCAAGAGGAAGAAAAATTGCAAAAGTCAAAAGAATATATTTATGAATGTGTTGAAATTGCAAAAGAAATGAAAGCTGAGCGGATTGTGTTTCATCCTGGTTCTTGTGCAAAGGTTGACAGAAAACTTGCTTTTGAGACAGCCAAAAAAGCTATACTTGAGGTTGTAAATGTAGTCAAGGAAATGAAAGCAGAAGGAATTTTTTTGTGTCCTGAGACAATGGGTAAGAAAAACAACCTTGGAAGTGTGGATGAGATAATAGAAATATGCAAGTTGGACGAAATTCTTCTTCCGACAGTTGACTTTGGACATATAAATGCATTTACTGGTGGGAGTTTAAAGACTAAAGAAGATTTTGTGATTCTTTTGAAAAAATTTATTGACCAGCTTGGATATGAAAGAATGAAAAGATTTCACAGCCATTTTAGCAGAATTGAATACACATCACAAGGAGAAAAGAAACACTGGAACTATGAAGACAAACAATATGAACCTGACTTTGAACCTTTGGCCGAAGCCCTTGTTGAGCTAAAGCTTGAGCCTGTTATTATCTGTGAGTCAAAAGATTATATGAGTGAAGATGCAATTGTGCTAAAGAAGATATACCTGGAAATATTAGAAAAGAGGATGGGAGAAATAAAATGA
- the aroQ gene encoding type II 3-dehydroquinate dehydratase, giving the protein MKKILIINGPNLNLLGVREKNIYGTTTYNELLEIISKKASELGLDVLFFQSNHEGEIIDRIHRALEENIEGIIINPGAYTHYSYAIHDAIKAVNLPTIEVHISNIHAREEFRKRSVIAPACIGQISGFGIKSYIIALYALKEILNRDN; this is encoded by the coding sequence ATGAAAAAGATTTTGATTATAAATGGACCTAATCTTAACCTTTTGGGTGTTAGAGAGAAAAATATATATGGCACAACAACTTATAATGAACTATTAGAAATAATATCGAAAAAAGCGAGTGAACTCGGGTTAGATGTCCTTTTTTTTCAATCAAATCATGAAGGTGAAATAATAGATAGAATCCACAGAGCACTTGAGGAGAATATAGAAGGTATAATTATCAACCCAGGTGCCTACACTCATTATAGTTATGCTATACACGATGCAATAAAGGCCGTCAACCTTCCAACCATTGAAGTTCATATTTCCAATATTCACGCAAGAGAAGAGTTCAGAAAAAGAAGTGTAATTGCACCCGCATGTATAGGGCAAATTTCAGGCTTTGGTATCAAGAGCTATATAATTGCACTGTATGCGCTAAAAGAGATTTTAAATCGAGACAACTAA
- a CDS encoding M24 family metallopeptidase, whose product MIDNRIEKLFDKDEKIEAVFVSKKENVRYLSNFKGDESFLLLTRNGKRYLLTDFRYIEQAKKETCGFEIIDYKGKLFETVLDILSQNQIDSLYFEGYNLTYSTFSEMKEKIGEKIYPLSFSIDEIRALKDEDEIELIKRAVEITDKAFEHILNFIKPGVTENEIVAELNYFILKNGAKGFSFEPIVASGKRSSLPHGTATNKKIEYRDAVIIDFGCIYDGYMSDMTRTIFVGSPDDTMIRIYNIVKEAQQKAEEFITEGLKCLEVDKIARDYIGCFGYMERFGHSLGHGVGLEIHELPRLSPKSETILEENMIVTVEPGIYIEDLGGVRIEDMVVVKKDGCKVLTSSTKELIIL is encoded by the coding sequence GTGATTGATAACAGAATTGAAAAACTTTTCGATAAAGATGAAAAAATTGAGGCAGTATTTGTATCAAAAAAAGAGAATGTTAGATATCTTAGCAACTTCAAAGGGGATGAGAGTTTTTTACTACTTACAAGAAATGGGAAAAGATATCTTCTCACAGATTTCAGATATATAGAGCAAGCTAAAAAAGAAACGTGTGGATTTGAGATTATTGACTATAAAGGAAAGCTTTTTGAAACTGTTTTGGATATACTCTCTCAAAATCAGATAGACTCACTTTATTTTGAGGGGTACAACCTCACCTATTCAACATTTTCTGAGATGAAAGAAAAAATAGGTGAAAAAATCTATCCTCTTTCCTTTAGCATTGATGAAATAAGAGCTCTTAAAGATGAAGATGAAATTGAGCTTATAAAAAGAGCTGTTGAAATTACAGATAAAGCTTTTGAACATATTCTGAATTTTATAAAACCGGGTGTTACAGAAAACGAAATTGTTGCAGAGCTTAACTATTTTATATTAAAAAATGGTGCAAAAGGGTTTTCATTTGAGCCCATTGTTGCATCTGGAAAGAGAAGTTCACTCCCACACGGTACAGCTACAAATAAAAAGATAGAATATAGGGATGCAGTGATAATAGATTTTGGTTGCATATATGACGGTTACATGTCAGATATGACAAGAACAATATTTGTTGGTAGTCCTGATGATACTATGATTCGCATATACAATATTGTAAAAGAAGCACAGCAAAAAGCAGAAGAATTTATAACTGAGGGACTCAAATGCCTTGAGGTAGATAAAATTGCTCGAGATTATATAGGATGTTTTGGCTACATGGAAAGGTTTGGGCACTCATTGGGACATGGAGTTGGCCTTGAGATACATGAGCTTCCAAGGCTTTCGCCAAAGTCAGAGACAATTTTAGAAGAAAATATGATTGTAACAGTTGAGCCAGGCATTTATATTGAAGACTTGGGTGGTGTGAGAATAGAAGATATGGTAGTTGTAAAGAAAGACGGGTGTAAGGTTTTGACAAGCTCTACAAAAGAGTTGATAATTCTCTAA